In Balaenoptera ricei isolate mBalRic1 chromosome 4, mBalRic1.hap2, whole genome shotgun sequence, the following are encoded in one genomic region:
- the LOC132365077 gene encoding translation machinery-associated protein 7-like: protein MEAEKPQDLQLKGKEAGEGVASTTSSCKGGKKKPKKQAKETDEEDKAFKQKQKEKQKKLGELKAKASGKGPQVTGGIKKSGKK, encoded by the exons atggaggctgagaagccccAAGATCTGCAGTTG aaaggaaaagaagctgGGGAAGGAGTGGCAAGCACCACGTCCAGCTGCAAAGGGGGTAAGAAGAAGCCCAAGAAGCAGGCCAAGGAGACGGATGAGGAAGATAAGGCATTCaagcagaaacagaaagagaagcagaagaaACTCGGGGAGTTAAAAGCGAAGGCCTCAGGGAAGGGCCCCCAGGTCACAGGTGGAATTAAGAAATCTGGCAAAAAGTAA